Below is a window of Pirellulales bacterium DNA.
GGCATTGGCTTTCGACGCACAGGCCGATGGCCGCGCCCTCTTGCAGATCGAGCCCGCCGGCGCGAATCAGGTACTCGTTGATCACCGTGTCGAAATAGGCGTAGAAGACGACGTTGTTCACGTGGCCGTAGACGTCGTTATCGAGCCACCGCGTGGGGATCGGCAGGCGGTGTGCGTAATGTGCAAGCGTCGTGGCCGGGGTGGCGGGCATGGCGGCGACTCGATGCGGATCCGCTCGCGGGTTTTTGGGCGCATGCGTATCCTAGCATGGGTTTGTCCTGCCCGGTTCGGTCGGGCAGTCACAGGATTCGGAGGCCAACCGAATGGCACAGTCGGTACTGACCGCGGTCGATGCCCGATCACCAGCAGCCGAAACACCCTGGCATGCCATGTTCTCCACGGCCTTGCCGAACGTACGCGCCGGGATCGCGGTGATCATTCTCGGCGTTTGCTTTTTTCTGGTGTCCAACACGCTCTTCTTGATCGGGCTGGGTTATCGGCCCTGGCGCGCGCAGATCGACGTCGTGGGCGCGGTGCTGGTCTGCCTGGGGGTGATTACCGTGTGCCGGCAATACGCCGCCGACATTCGCGCTGCGCGCGTCATCTGCTGGTTTTCCGTGCTGTTCGTCGGCGGGCAGTTCTTGCGGATCTTCGAGGAATCGAGTTGGCTGGCTGAACCCGTCCGCTACATGATTCGTGTCGCGGCGCCGAACATGGCCGATCTCGGGGTCGGGGTGATCGCCCTGGTGCTGGTCGGATTGATGACCAGTTCGCGGCGCCAGGCGCTGGCGATCGCGTCAGCCCAGGACAGCTTGGCGCTGGCCAACCAAGCGCTGCGCGAGCAGGCCGAGCGGCTCGATCTGGCGACTCGCCAGGGTGGTGCGACGCTGTGGGACTGGAATCTCGCCGAACAGCGCATTTATCGCGACGCCGGTCTCGGGGCGATGCTGGGGTACTCGGCCGCTGCGCTCGATGCGCTGGGAGGCGACTGGCGGCCTCTCTGGCACCCGGCCGAACGCGATCGAAACCAGGCGCTGCTCATTGCCCATCTCCGCGGTGAATCGCCCGTGTTCGAATGCGAGCATCGCTTGCGCAAACACGACGGCGGTTGGCGGTGGGTGCTCACCCGGGGGCGCGTCGTCCAACGCGACCCGGCCGGCCGAGCTCTACGCATTACCGGTGCCCACTTCGATATTCACGAGCGCAAGCGGATCGAAGCCGAGTTGGAGGAGAATCGTCAGTGGTTCGACCTGGCCGTGGCCGGCGGCCAGCTCGGGGTCTGGAATTGGAATCCCATCACGGATGAGTTGCTTTGGAATGCCCAGTGGGCCGCCTTGCTGGGCTACGAGGCCGACGACTTGCCGCGCCGCGGGGCGACTTGGACGACCCTCACCCATCCGGAAGATCACGCCCATTGCCGGCAGGCGATCCTCGACCATTTGCGCGGTTTGGCGCCGGCGATCAACGTCGAATGCCGGATGCGCACGAAGGACGGGCGCTGGCATTGGGTCAACTCGCGCGGCCAGGTCATCGAACGTAACGAGGCTGGAATCGCGGTGCGCGCCAGCGGCGTGCTGATCGATATCGACGGCCGGAAACGCTGGGAAGTAGAACGTGCCAGACACGAGCACGCCCTGCTGACTGCGACGGCCCGTTACGAAGCGGCGATCGCCGCTGCCGGCCTGACCGTCTTCGATTGGGATATCGCCTGCGACACCATCTGCTGGTCCGGGAAGTTCACCGAGGTCTTCGGATATTCGGCGGCCGAGATGCCCCAGACGTTTGGCGACGCGTTGCAACAGGCGCATCCCGACGATCTCGCCTGGTTGAACGAGCGCAGAGACCAGATGCTGGCCACGCAGAACGCCGGTCCCGGATTCATCGTGCGCCTGCGCCACCGCGACGGACCATACCGCTCGGTCAAATGCGTCAGCACCTATGTGGTCGATTCCACGACGGGCGCCGGGCGCCTGGTCGGTTTCTTGGTGGACGTCACGCCCGAAGTCGAAGCCGAAGCGGCGTTGCGCGAAAGCGAAGGCCGGTTTCGAACGATGGCCGATGCGGTGCCGGCGTTGGTGCTCACCTCGAACGCCCTGGGCGGCGTCAACTATGTGAATCAGCGGTGGCTCGATTTAACCGGTTCGCGTGCCACAGAGTCGTTCGGTGAAAGGTGGGCGCAGTTTGTACATCCCGAGGATCGTGACCGGTGTCTCCAGACGTACCGTGCAGCGGTCGATCGGCCCGGGCCGATCTCGATCGAGGGCCGCGTGCGCCGGTACGACGGTGAGTATCGCTGGATGTTCTGCGAGACGCTGCCCCGGTGGGTCGGTGAACAATTCAACGGCTTTATCACGGTCTGCATCGACATCACCGAGCGGCATCAGGCCGAGGAAGAAACGCGCCAACTCAGCCGGTTCCGGCAGGCCGTGATCGAAACGGCCGCCGAGGGGATCTGCGTCTGGCAATTCATCGATGAGCCCCCCTTTGTGCGGTTCACGATCTGGAACGACCGGATGTACGCGCTGACCGGTTATACGCTCGACGAGATCAACGCGACCGGCTGGCGTGACGCCCTCCACCCTGGTTTGCCGTCGCGGCAACTCGCGACCGAGCGGCTGCTGCGGCTGAAAGCGGGCGACCAGCTGTGCCACGAGTTGTGGGAGGTTCGCCGCAAGGATGGCACGTGGCGCACGCTGTCGATCTCATCCTCGCCGTTCGAGACGAGCGAAGGACGCGAGTTGACGGTGGCCCTGATGCACGACGTCACCGAGCGCGTCGCGGCGGAACGTGCCTTGCGATTGAGCGAGCAAAAACTGCGCTTGGCCGTCGAAGCGGCGCATCTCATCCCCTGGCATTGGAATTTCCGCGACAATGTCGTCGTCGATTGGTGTACGGGCGAAAGACACGATGGGGGAGTCGCACCGACCTACAGCGGCTTCATGGGGATCATCAATCCCGATGACCAGCTGAAGGTGATCGAGGCCACGCAGCGCGCGATCGACGAAGACGCCTTGTTTGAAGTCGAGTTGCGAGCACACGATGGGGAAGAAATACATTGGATGTACACCCGCGGCCGGGTTCTGCGCGACGAACGCAACGAGCCCTATGCCATGGCGGGAGTCGCCCTCGACGTCACCGAGCGCAAGGCCGCCGAGCAGGCTTTGTTGCGCGAGCAGAGCCTGCTGCGGATGATCAACGCGGCGCAAACGCGGTTTATGCACGGCGCCGATGCGCCGTCGATGTTTTCCGCATTGCTCACCGGGCTGCTTGAGTTGACCGGCAGCGAATATGGGCTCATCGGCGAGATCTGCCGGGACCAGGCGGGGAATTACCTGCAAACGCACGCCTTGGCCGGCGCAGCCGCATGCTCGCCGGATGAACCGCGCGTGCAGCCAGGGCCCGAGTTACGCAACCTCGACACCTGGTTCGGTGAAGTGGTCCGCAACGGCGAAGTCCTGATCTTCAACGACCCACCCCAGGAGTTTGCGCCCGCGGGGCTGCCACCGGGACATCCGCCGTTGCGTTCGTTCGCGGCGATTCCGTTCGACTCCGGTGAAGAACTCGTGGGGCTGGTGGTCCTGGCGAATCGACCGGGTGGCTTCGACGAATTGATGATCTCCCAGTTGGAGACCTTTCGCACCACGGCCGCGACCCTGATTGCTGGCTACCGTCTCGAACGGCAACGCGCCGAGGCCGAGCAGCGCTTGCGCGAGAGCGATCAGCGCTGGCAGTTTGCGATCGAGGGGGCCGGTGACGGCGTTTGGGATTGGAACATCAAAGCGGGCGAGGTCGTCTATTCGCGCCAGTGGAAACGCATGCTCGGCTACGCGGAAGACGAAATCGAAGGCCGGCCGGACGATTGGGCCCAGCGCGTCCATCCCGCTGACGTCCGGCGCGTCTATGACGCCTTGCAACGGCATCTCCTGGGCGAGACGCCACACTTTGGGCACGAGTATCGCATCCGGCGCAAGGACGGCAATTACATTTGGGTGCTCGATCGCGGCATGGTCATCGTGCGCGACAATTGCGGGCAGCCGA
It encodes the following:
- a CDS encoding PAS domain-containing protein produces the protein MAQSVLTAVDARSPAAETPWHAMFSTALPNVRAGIAVIILGVCFFLVSNTLFLIGLGYRPWRAQIDVVGAVLVCLGVITVCRQYAADIRAARVICWFSVLFVGGQFLRIFEESSWLAEPVRYMIRVAAPNMADLGVGVIALVLVGLMTSSRRQALAIASAQDSLALANQALREQAERLDLATRQGGATLWDWNLAEQRIYRDAGLGAMLGYSAAALDALGGDWRPLWHPAERDRNQALLIAHLRGESPVFECEHRLRKHDGGWRWVLTRGRVVQRDPAGRALRITGAHFDIHERKRIEAELEENRQWFDLAVAGGQLGVWNWNPITDELLWNAQWAALLGYEADDLPRRGATWTTLTHPEDHAHCRQAILDHLRGLAPAINVECRMRTKDGRWHWVNSRGQVIERNEAGIAVRASGVLIDIDGRKRWEVERARHEHALLTATARYEAAIAAAGLTVFDWDIACDTICWSGKFTEVFGYSAAEMPQTFGDALQQAHPDDLAWLNERRDQMLATQNAGPGFIVRLRHRDGPYRSVKCVSTYVVDSTTGAGRLVGFLVDVTPEVEAEAALRESEGRFRTMADAVPALVLTSNALGGVNYVNQRWLDLTGSRATESFGERWAQFVHPEDRDRCLQTYRAAVDRPGPISIEGRVRRYDGEYRWMFCETLPRWVGEQFNGFITVCIDITERHQAEEETRQLSRFRQAVIETAAEGICVWQFIDEPPFVRFTIWNDRMYALTGYTLDEINATGWRDALHPGLPSRQLATERLLRLKAGDQLCHELWEVRRKDGTWRTLSISSSPFETSEGRELTVALMHDVTERVAAERALRLSEQKLRLAVEAAHLIPWHWNFRDNVVVDWCTGERHDGGVAPTYSGFMGIINPDDQLKVIEATQRAIDEDALFEVELRAHDGEEIHWMYTRGRVLRDERNEPYAMAGVALDVTERKAAEQALLREQSLLRMINAAQTRFMHGADAPSMFSALLTGLLELTGSEYGLIGEICRDQAGNYLQTHALAGAAACSPDEPRVQPGPELRNLDTWFGEVVRNGEVLIFNDPPQEFAPAGLPPGHPPLRSFAAIPFDSGEELVGLVVLANRPGGFDELMISQLETFRTTAATLIAGYRLERQRAEAEQRLRESDQRWQFAIEGAGDGVWDWNIKAGEVVYSRQWKRMLGYAEDEIEGRPDDWAQRVHPADVRRVYDALQRHLLGETPHFGHEYRIRRKDGNYIWVLDRGMVIVRDNCGQPIRAIGTLADITERKQAEEERNRMWNLSLDLLSIGSFDGYLKQVNPAWSRLLGWSEPELLAHAWLHFVHPEDQDATIAATKRLLNGTPILGFENRFRCADGGYRWLSWNAFPLSDLQTTFAVTRDVTERKETEFELVRYRDHLEALVDARTQELEESRRQLVQSERLASVGTLAAGIAHEINNPVGTILLSAQVALRQLGPTTPPERAREALQAIVNDAKRCGRIVRSVLQFSRQQATDKWPAQLNDCVHQAALSLRKPLADREIALQLDLDESLPPVRINPTEMEQVLVNLLQNAAEASKPRSSIRVTSNVDGAAVRMAVIDQGHGMSSEVRARLFDPFFTTRRNQGGTGLGMSIAYGIIMDHDGAMHVDTEVGRGTTITVELPTGILSAGA